Proteins encoded together in one Acidobacteriota bacterium window:
- a CDS encoding type II toxin-antitoxin system RelE/ParE family toxin translates to MAWIVAIGDEFEPEFDDLHDDVRTEILAMSRLLQRFGPQLGRPRVDTLNGSRHANMKEIRFSAADGEWRVAFAFDTKREAILLVAGDKSGKSKNRFYRRLVRKADERFKAHLDRLKKKERKSWL, encoded by the coding sequence GTGGCCTGGATAGTTGCGATTGGTGATGAATTTGAGCCGGAATTCGACGATCTGCACGATGACGTCCGGACGGAGATTCTGGCGATGTCGCGGCTTCTGCAGCGGTTCGGGCCGCAATTGGGGCGGCCTCGGGTGGACACGCTGAACGGTTCCCGGCACGCGAACATGAAGGAGATTCGGTTCAGTGCGGCGGACGGCGAATGGAGAGTTGCCTTCGCCTTCGACACCAAGCGGGAGGCGATCCTGCTGGTCGCAGGGGACAAGTCAGGGAAGAGTAAAAACCGGTTCTACCGCAGGTTGGTCCGCAAGGCCGATGAGCGTTTCAAGGCCCATCTGGACCGTTTGAAGAAGAAGGAAAGGAAATCATGGCTGTGA
- a CDS encoding endonuclease/exonuclease/phosphatase family protein, whose translation MNGNSSGAMPNKLPVRFPTSLALLVFMVNAFLVSASAAEVKIASWNIYWLTSEDPDHHRRKAGDYTRLAGYANDLDADVIALQEVDAGFVRKVFPLQQYRIELSHRDDTRQRTGFAIRRGIRYRRLPDYRELSTKWGLRYGTVIELEVGGRKIDLMSVHLKSGCFDRDLDRPATRSCRELKSQVRPLESWIDRRLKRGRAFVLLGDFNRRMDRRSDDLWHFIADGNPKPIYRVNAGEKPRCWGARFPEFIDHIIVGPITGKAVKPRSFEELTYSERNYFRWRKRLSDHCPISIRLVF comes from the coding sequence TTGAACGGCAATTCTTCAGGCGCCATGCCCAACAAGCTACCCGTGAGATTCCCGACGTCATTGGCCCTGCTGGTGTTCATGGTCAATGCGTTTTTGGTCAGCGCCAGCGCGGCAGAGGTCAAGATCGCATCCTGGAACATCTACTGGCTCACCTCGGAGGACCCGGATCATCACAGACGCAAGGCCGGCGATTACACCCGGTTGGCCGGATACGCAAATGACCTGGACGCGGACGTCATCGCTTTGCAGGAAGTCGATGCGGGATTTGTCCGCAAGGTGTTTCCTCTGCAGCAGTACCGAATTGAACTATCGCACCGTGACGACACCAGGCAACGGACCGGCTTCGCGATCCGCAGGGGTATCCGATACCGGCGCCTGCCCGACTATCGAGAGCTGAGCACGAAATGGGGATTGCGCTACGGCACCGTGATCGAGTTGGAGGTGGGCGGCAGGAAAATCGACCTGATGTCGGTGCACCTGAAGTCCGGCTGCTTCGACCGGGACCTGGACCGCCCCGCAACCAGGAGTTGCCGCGAACTCAAGTCCCAGGTGAGGCCGCTCGAGTCATGGATCGACCGACGTTTGAAACGGGGCCGGGCCTTTGTTCTGCTGGGCGACTTCAATCGGCGCATGGACCGGCGGAGCGACGATCTCTGGCATTTTATTGCCGATGGCAATCCAAAGCCGATATACAGGGTCAACGCCGGCGAGAAGCCGAGGTGTTGGGGTGCCAGGTTCCCTGAATTCATCGATCACATTATTGTCGGACCGATCACGGGGAAAGCTGTGAAGCCCCGTTCATTCGAAGAATTGACCTATAGCGAGAGGAATTATTTCCGTTGGCGCAAGCGTCTTTCCGACCACTGTCCCATTTCCATACGGCTCGTTTTCTGA
- a CDS encoding sugar phosphate isomerase/epimerase, producing the protein MEIALMAASMLERSWEEMLDSCKKHGIRLVEACAGGHIPKVHYDPVKLASSPAEFEAFKRSLEEREMQICSFGCHGNPIHPNPAIAEGAHADLVATCKLASRLDVHHISLLAGTPAGGPDDQTPNWIINSAFVMWKDAYRWQWEERIIPYWKKAAAIADDYGVKLCIEPHTGDCVYNTQTFLRLRREVGPTIGMNLDPSHLWWQGIDPIVFVETIGEAIYTCHVKDVALDPRLTARDGLASSAYYDEWDLRSWSYRTLGYGHDEFFWRNFIVSLRRAGYDGPLSIECEEPYLTVDDSLAKAVELLKYVLPNEPAPTGNWMDAYQLDDYEKNLGG; encoded by the coding sequence ATGGAAATCGCATTGATGGCGGCAAGCATGCTGGAGAGATCCTGGGAGGAGATGCTGGACTCCTGCAAGAAGCACGGCATCCGATTGGTCGAGGCCTGCGCCGGCGGGCACATTCCCAAGGTCCACTACGACCCGGTCAAGCTGGCATCCTCGCCAGCCGAGTTCGAAGCCTTCAAGCGCAGCCTGGAAGAGAGGGAGATGCAGATCTGTTCCTTCGGCTGCCACGGCAACCCCATCCATCCCAACCCGGCCATCGCCGAGGGCGCCCATGCCGACCTGGTGGCCACCTGCAAGTTGGCCAGCCGGTTGGACGTTCACCACATCAGCCTGCTGGCCGGCACTCCCGCCGGCGGTCCCGACGACCAGACACCCAACTGGATCATCAACTCCGCCTTCGTCATGTGGAAGGATGCCTACCGCTGGCAGTGGGAGGAAAGAATCATCCCCTACTGGAAGAAGGCCGCCGCCATCGCCGACGACTACGGGGTCAAGCTGTGCATCGAGCCCCATACCGGCGATTGCGTCTACAACACCCAGACCTTCCTGCGCCTCCGCCGGGAAGTCGGGCCCACCATCGGCATGAACCTGGACCCCTCCCACCTGTGGTGGCAGGGTATCGATCCCATCGTTTTCGTCGAGACCATCGGCGAGGCCATCTACACCTGCCACGTCAAGGACGTGGCCCTGGACCCGCGGTTGACCGCCCGCGACGGCCTGGCGTCCAGCGCCTACTACGACGAGTGGGACCTGAGGTCCTGGAGCTACCGCACCCTGGGCTACGGCCACGACGAGTTCTTCTGGCGCAACTTCATCGTCAGCCTGCGCCGGGCCGGCTACGACGGCCCCCTCAGCATCGAGTGCGAGGAACCCTACCTCACCGTGGACGACTCGCTGGCCAAGGCCGTGGAGCTGCTGAAATACGTCCTGCCCAATGAACCGGCGCCAACGGGCAACTGGATGGACGCCTACCAGTTGGACGACTACGAGAAGAACCTGGGGGGATAG
- a CDS encoding XRE family transcriptional regulator produces MAVNVDDKIRNLSTTQRKKVEVRAAELIAEEMTLRELRKARKLTQVRLASRLGITQDGVSRLEKRSDLLLSTLRETVEAMGGNLSLVAQFPDRAPVVLSGILEEDSHT; encoded by the coding sequence ATGGCTGTGAACGTAGACGACAAAATCAGGAACCTGAGCACCACTCAGCGCAAGAAGGTGGAGGTGCGCGCTGCGGAGTTGATTGCAGAGGAAATGACTCTACGCGAGCTTCGCAAGGCCCGCAAGCTCACGCAGGTACGCTTGGCGAGTCGGCTTGGAATCACGCAGGATGGCGTCTCGCGGCTCGAGAAGCGGAGTGATCTGCTGTTGTCCACGCTACGGGAGACCGTAGAAGCGATGGGAGGGAACCTTTCCCTGGTTGCCCAATTCCCGGACCGTGCGCCAGTCGTTTTATCGGGCATCCTCGAGGAAGATTCACATACCTGA